One Pseudodesulfovibrio cashew DNA window includes the following coding sequences:
- a CDS encoding DUF370 domain-containing protein — protein sequence MQKQGLLNVGFGNFVVLNRVVSIALPSSAPMRRLREDARAEGRLIDATQGRKTRAIIVTDSNHVILSAIQAETIGQRFSAEEGE from the coding sequence ATGCAGAAACAGGGGTTGCTCAACGTCGGCTTCGGTAATTTCGTGGTGCTCAACAGGGTGGTCTCCATCGCCCTGCCGTCCAGCGCGCCCATGCGCCGCCTCCGCGAGGACGCGCGCGCCGAGGGACGCCTTATCGACGCCACTCAGGGGCGCAAGACGCGCGCCATCATCGTAACGGATTCAAATCACGTCATTCTGTCCGCCATTCAGGCCGAGACCATCGGCCAGCGGTTCAGCGCGGAGGAGGGAGAATAA
- the gmk gene encoding guanylate kinase gives MAGTVSRLGQVLVVCAPSGTGKSTLIAKLREEFPNFGFSVSYTTRAPRGEERDGQEYHFVSRDHFVAMRSRGEFCEWAEVHGNLYGTATAPVTEMLGKGMDVLFDIDVQGAKQLKKTFYKGTFIFLLPPSREELTRRLTGRGTDSEESIAKRLANAKGEIGEARFFDYWIVNDNLERAYQEFRAVYMAGACKPELRTDVEETILKEWEDDE, from the coding sequence ATGGCCGGGACCGTTTCCCGATTGGGCCAGGTCCTGGTGGTTTGCGCCCCCAGCGGCACGGGCAAGAGCACGCTCATCGCCAAGTTGCGGGAGGAATTCCCCAACTTCGGTTTTTCCGTTTCCTATACCACCCGCGCCCCGCGCGGTGAAGAGCGGGACGGGCAGGAGTATCACTTCGTCTCCCGCGACCACTTCGTGGCCATGCGCAGCCGGGGCGAGTTCTGCGAGTGGGCCGAGGTGCACGGCAACCTCTACGGCACGGCCACTGCTCCGGTCACTGAGATGCTCGGCAAGGGCATGGACGTGCTCTTCGACATCGACGTGCAGGGCGCCAAGCAGCTCAAGAAGACCTTTTACAAGGGCACGTTCATCTTTCTGCTGCCGCCCTCAAGGGAGGAGCTGACCCGCAGGCTCACCGGACGCGGCACCGACTCCGAGGAGTCCATCGCCAAGCGACTGGCCAACGCCAAGGGTGAGATTGGCGAGGCTCGCTTCTTCGACTACTGGATCGTCAACGACAACCTGGAGCGGGCTTATCAGGAATTCCGCGCCGTCTACATGGCCGGGGCCTGCAAGCCCGAGTTGCGGACGGACGTGGAGGAAACCATCCTCAAGGAGTGGGAAGACGATGAGTGA
- the pyrF gene encoding orotidine-5'-phosphate decarboxylase — MSELVVALDFKDARSALAMAKSLKGTAAWMKVGLELFTAEGPAVVSGLKEMGFKVFLDMKFFDIPNTVQGAVRSATRLGVDMVNIHALGGRRMAEAAMAGCLEGAPEGKDRPLVLAVTMLTSMAAGDLPVEGAPEPSEMALDLARRVRDYGLDGVVCSGLEVERIKAACGDDFLCLTPGIRPAGTAGDDQRRVVTPAGAVRSGSDFLVVGRPVTGADSPAEAARAILDEMAGA; from the coding sequence ATGAGTGAGCTTGTGGTGGCGCTTGATTTCAAGGACGCCCGGTCCGCTTTGGCCATGGCCAAGTCCCTGAAGGGGACCGCCGCCTGGATGAAGGTCGGCCTGGAGCTGTTCACCGCCGAGGGCCCTGCCGTGGTCTCCGGCCTCAAGGAGATGGGTTTCAAGGTCTTTCTGGACATGAAGTTCTTCGACATCCCCAATACCGTGCAGGGCGCGGTGCGCTCCGCGACGCGGCTGGGCGTTGACATGGTCAACATCCACGCCCTGGGCGGACGGCGCATGGCCGAGGCCGCCATGGCAGGGTGCCTGGAAGGCGCGCCGGAAGGCAAGGATCGCCCCCTGGTCCTGGCTGTGACCATGCTGACCAGCATGGCTGCCGGAGACCTGCCCGTGGAGGGAGCGCCGGAGCCGTCCGAGATGGCTTTGGACCTGGCCCGTCGGGTCAGGGACTACGGCCTGGACGGCGTGGTCTGCTCCGGGCTTGAGGTGGAGCGCATCAAGGCCGCCTGCGGCGATGACTTTCTCTGCCTGACGCCGGGCATCCGTCCCGCGGGCACCGCCGGGGACGATCAGCGCCGGGTGGTTACTCCGGCGGGCGCGGTGCGCAGCGGCTCGGACTTTTTGGTGGTGGGAAGGCCCGTCACCGGAGCGGATTCGCCTGCGGAAGCGGCCCGGGCCATTCTTGACGAGATGGCGGGCGCATAG
- a CDS encoding tetratricopeptide repeat protein has product MSTRDDIDKAGFTVVRDGAEAIHGVFSTQSMDRVGSPTAQRISIRKVYWSARELSGGDVEVQPINRNCVPSGPKQNVGREEFLAKYSPEPEYYMNRVLPALRRKEEGAGEQAVSSADTMEPGIEGAPDVDEGSVRASFGLGLTYLGRGESNRANDIFERILGLKGAFRAEHKHLFNDFGINLRKNRLFDQALKYYFRAGELVEDDDHLWHNIARCYYEKGDVQQCKNFLRKSLSINPELRESRMFWRFLRNRGMVGATEALDGI; this is encoded by the coding sequence ATGAGCACGCGGGACGATATCGACAAGGCCGGTTTCACGGTGGTTCGGGACGGCGCGGAAGCCATTCACGGCGTCTTTTCCACCCAGTCCATGGATAGAGTCGGTTCGCCGACCGCACAGCGTATCAGTATCCGTAAGGTCTATTGGAGTGCACGAGAGTTGTCCGGCGGAGACGTCGAGGTTCAGCCCATCAACCGGAATTGTGTTCCTTCCGGTCCGAAACAGAACGTAGGACGGGAGGAGTTCCTCGCCAAATACAGCCCTGAGCCGGAGTATTACATGAACCGGGTGCTCCCGGCTCTTCGCCGAAAGGAGGAAGGTGCCGGGGAGCAGGCAGTGTCCTCTGCGGATACGATGGAACCGGGAATAGAGGGCGCGCCGGATGTGGATGAAGGCAGCGTCCGCGCCAGCTTCGGGCTGGGACTGACCTACCTGGGCCGGGGCGAATCCAACCGGGCCAACGACATTTTTGAACGTATTCTGGGGCTGAAGGGCGCCTTCCGGGCCGAGCACAAGCACCTGTTCAATGATTTCGGCATAAATTTGCGCAAAAACAGGTTGTTCGATCAGGCCCTCAAGTATTACTTTCGTGCAGGGGAACTGGTCGAGGACGACGATCACCTCTGGCACAACATTGCCCGTTGCTACTACGAAAAGGGCGATGTACAACAATGCAAAAACTTCCTTCGTAAGAGTTTGAGCATCAATCCGGAGCTTCGGGAAAGCCGGATGTTCTGGAGGTTTCTCAGGAACAGGGGAATGGTGGGGGCCACGGAGGCCCTGGACGGAATCTAA
- a CDS encoding HDOD domain-containing protein, translating to MGQEKIQDFLNELPRMREDLPFSPRLLKRLFIQTGSNSTASLEEVGETLSKDQGLTTRILSLANSAYYGLQSEVQSVPRAAAVLGMGEIRNIVLALGVQSLTKQCDLPEDFSLGEYWQHQLLVGMAAREFSRMTDLGNPGNLFTVGLLHDVGKLITAMRRPEDWQIIHDLADDESLLDAEAEDRHWGSDHALVGSLVLSSWELPDELTEPVKWHHDPALSPAHSNESMIICLANYAIHAADDPEGPYVELTEEFCPELEMDFEEVMETTAELAESEEVEQFARLLA from the coding sequence ATGGGCCAGGAAAAAATACAGGATTTTCTCAACGAACTCCCACGCATGCGAGAGGATCTGCCGTTTTCACCCCGGTTGTTGAAGCGGCTGTTCATCCAGACCGGCTCCAACTCCACCGCCTCGCTGGAGGAAGTGGGAGAGACGCTGAGCAAGGACCAGGGGTTGACCACGCGCATACTCAGCCTGGCCAACTCCGCCTACTACGGTCTGCAGTCCGAGGTGCAGTCCGTGCCCCGCGCCGCTGCCGTTCTCGGCATGGGCGAAATCAGGAACATTGTGCTCGCTCTGGGCGTGCAGAGTCTGACCAAGCAGTGCGACCTTCCTGAGGATTTCAGCCTGGGAGAGTACTGGCAGCATCAGTTGCTGGTGGGTATGGCCGCCCGGGAATTCTCCCGTATGACCGACCTCGGCAATCCGGGCAATCTGTTTACCGTGGGGCTGCTCCACGACGTGGGCAAGCTGATCACCGCCATGCGTCGCCCGGAGGACTGGCAGATCATTCATGATCTGGCCGATGACGAAAGCCTCCTCGATGCCGAGGCCGAGGACCGGCATTGGGGTTCGGACCACGCCCTGGTCGGTTCTCTTGTGCTCAGTTCCTGGGAACTGCCTGATGAACTGACCGAGCCCGTGAAGTGGCATCATGACCCAGCCCTTTCCCCCGCGCACTCCAATGAATCCATGATTATCTGTTTGGCCAACTATGCGATTCACGCAGCTGACGATCCGGAAGGACCATACGTGGAACTGACGGAGGAATTCTGCCCTGAGCTGGAAATGGATTTCGAGGAGGTCATGGAGACCACCGCAGAGTTGGCCGAGTCCGAGGAAGTCGAACAGTTCGCCCGGCTGCTGGCCTGA